A genomic window from Glycine soja cultivar W05 chromosome 10, ASM419377v2, whole genome shotgun sequence includes:
- the LOC114369551 gene encoding protein SMAX1-LIKE 3-like, translated as MRTGSCAVQQGLTPEAASIVKQAVTLAKRRGHAQVTPLHVANTMLSITNGLLRTACLQSHSHPLQCKALELCFNVALNRLPASTSSSPMLQGSHHHHSHACPSISNALVAAFKRAQAHQRRGSVENQQQPLLAVKIELEQLIISILDDPSVSRVMREADFNSTQVKSNVEQAVSLEICSQNNGSGNNNNNNNNKAEENNSSSGEKGLVLDPIRIEDVASVIENLGCERKRSVVIVGECVTSLEGVVRGVMEKIDKGDVGDECTLRGVKFISLSLSSFGNVSRVEVEQKVEELRGLVKASEHSKGYVLYLGDLKWVLDFRASGSQGRGCYCPVDHMVGEIGKLVNGTEENGGRFWVMGVATFQAYMRCKNGQPSLETLWCLHPITIPAGSLRLSLITDSGLQDQPTNKKADNRTSWLLLEGVGDDQKQQACFAEPSTKNETITEVRSLQSSSTCNSDSSSSTLPAWLQQYKNENKGINYNDQNSVPVGELCKKWKFMCSSIQKQPYPSDKTITLSSVSPSSSTSNFSYGQQHPNLHQTHNEWQVAEPPKDSLNNHHFWISNNGSNNTNEPTLRVYIPEDNKQPFSSPNPSSNPNSTSSSDIMEVEHVSKFKELNSENLKTLCNALEKKLPWQKDIIPEIASTLLQCRSGMVRRKGKVMINSEEVKEETWLFFQGVDVEAKEKIARELARLVFGSQNHVVSIALSTFASTRADSTEDYSRNKRSREETSCSYIERFVEAMASNPHRVFLVEDIEQADYCSQLGFKRAIERGRVVDSKGEEVALRDAIIILSCESISSRSRACSPSVKQKSLTEVQMNGDINNATLEETSPFVSLDLNISIDDENNVEDRSEDEIGLLESVDGKVIFNFEEL; from the exons ATGAGAACAGGAAGCTGCGCCGTGCAACAGGGTCTAACCCCAGAGGCCGCGAGCATAGTGAAGCAAGCGGTGACGCTTGCGAAGCGTCGCGGCCACGCGCAGGTGACGCCCCTCCACGTGGCGAACACCATGCTTTCCATCACCAACGGGCTTCTGAGAACAGCTTGTCTCCAATCCCACTCTCACCCTCTCCAGTGCAAGGCCTTGGAGCTTTGCTTCAACGTTGCCCTAAATCGCTTACCGGCTTCGACTTCTTCGAGTCCCATGTTGCAAGGCTCTCACCACCACCACTCTCACGCGTGCCCCTCTATCTCAAACGCCCTTGTTGCAGCTTTCAAACGCGCTCAAGCACACCAACGACGTGGATCTGTTGAGAATCAGCAACAGCCTCTCTTGGCAGTGAAAATTGAACTCGAGCAACTCATTATTTCGATCTTGGATGACCCTAGTGTTAGCCGAGTCATGAGAGAAGCTGATTTCAATAGCACACAAGTTAAAAGCAACGTTGAACAAGCGGTTTCTTTGGAAATATGCTCTCAGAATAATGGTAGTggtaataacaataacaacaataataataaggcAGAGGAAAATAATAGTAGTAGTGGAGAGAAAGGGTTGGTGTTGGATCCTATTAGGATTGAGGATGTTGCTAGTGTTATTGAAAATTTGGGgtgtgagagaaagagaagtgtTGTGATTGTGGGAGAGTGTGTTACTAGCCTTGAAGGTGTAGTTAGGGGAGTGATGGAAAAGATTGATAAAGGGGATGTTGGTGATGAGTGTACTCTCAGGGGTGTCAAGtttatctctctttctctttcttcttttgggaATGTTTCAAGAGTGGAGGTGGAGCAAAAGGTGGAGGAGCTTAGGGGTCTTGTGAAGGCAAGTGAACATAGCAAAGGGTATGTTTTGTATTTGGGGGATCTCAAGTGGGTGTTAGATTTTAGGGCTAGCGGATCACAAGGCAGAGGGTGTTATTGTCCTGTGGATCACATGGTTGGGGAGATTGGGAAGCTTGTGAATGGGACTGAAGAGAATGGTGGAAGGTTTTGGGTTATGGGTGTTGCCACTTTTCAAGCTTACATGAGATGCAAAAATGGCCAGCCATCGTTGGAGACTCTTTGGTGTCTTCATCCTATCACTATTCCTGCTGGAAGCTTGCGCTTGAGTCTCATCACTGACAG TGGTCTACAAGACCAGCCCACAAACAAGAAAGCTGACAACAGAACTAGCTGGCTCTTACTTGAAGGAGTGGGGGATGATCAGAAACAACAAGCTTGCTTCGCGGAACCTTCCACAAAGAATGAGACCATCACCGAAGTTCGAAGCTTGCAAAGCAGTAGTACTTGTAATAGTGACTCCTCAAGTTCAACCCTTCCTGCATGGCTCCAACAGTACAAAAATGAGAATAAAGGAATCAACTATAATGATCAG AACTCTGTCCCAGTGGGAGAGCTTTGCAAAAAGTGGAAATTTATGTGTAGTTCAATCCAAAAGCAACCTTATCCTTCCGACAAAACCATCACATTATCCTCGGTGTCACCTTCTTCATCAACCTCAAACTTCTCATACGGACAACAACATCCTAATTTGCACCAAACCCATAACGAGTGGCAAGTGGCTGAACCACCCAAAGATTCATTAAACAACCACCATTTCTGGATCTCCAACAATGGTTCCAACAACACCAATGAACCCACTTTGAGAGTGTACATTCCAGAGGACAATAAGCAACCATTCTCATCACCAAATCCAAGTTCTAACCCTAATTCCACTTCTTCCAGTGACATCATGGAAGTGGAACACGTGAGCAAGTTCAAAGAGTTAAACTCGGAGAATCTTAAAACGCTATGCAATGCTTTGGAGAAAAAATTGCCGTGGCAGAAAGACATAATACCCGAAATTGCGAGCACCCTTTTGCAATGCCGTTCTGGCATGGTGAGAAGAAAAGGGAAAGTGATGATAAACAGTGAAGAAGTGAAAGAAGAAACGTGGTTGTTCTTCCAAGGTGTTGATGTTGAAGCCAAGGAGAAAATAGCAAGAGAATTGGCTCGGCTTGTTTTCGGGTCCCAAAACCACGTCGTTTCGATTGCACTTAGCACTTTTGCTTCAACAAGAGCAGATTCTACTGAGGATTATAGCAGGAAcaaaagatcaagagaagaaacAAGTTGCAGTTACATTGAAAGGTTCGTAGAAGCAATGGCTTCTAACCCTCATAGGGTGTTTCTTGTTGAAGATATAGAGCAAGCAGATTATTGTTCTCAACTTGGTTTCAAAAGGGCCATTGAGAGGGGAAGAGTGGTGGATTCAAAAGGTGAAGAGGTTGCACTTCGTGATGCTATCATCATTCTAAGCTGTGAAAGTATCAGTTCTAGGTCAAGGGCTTGTTCTCCCTCGGTCAAACAAAAATCGTTAACCGAGGTACAAATGAATGGCGACATTAATAATGCCACTTTGGAGGAGACAAGCCCTTTTGTTTCTTTGGATTTGAATATTTCCATTGatgatgaaaacaatgttgaggATAGGTCAGAGGATGAAATTGGGCTTCTTGAATCGGTAGACGGAAAAGTTATCTTCAACTTTGAGGAATTGTGA